From Glycine max cultivar Williams 82 chromosome 11, Glycine_max_v4.0, whole genome shotgun sequence, the proteins below share one genomic window:
- the LOC100787387 gene encoding arogenate dehydratase/prephenate dehydratase 2, chloroplastic — MAASRIVAHPPPYPHRQSPPSDAPPSLNLTLNPKRYRNLGIRASLRGHEEKNKNDLADKPHSVELRATSTPDDVVSRDLLSLPRPLSSTQLSASVSDSSRLRVAYQGVRGAYSESAAQKAYPNCEAVPCEQFDTAFDAVERWLVDRAVLPIENSLGGSIHRNYDLLLRHSLHIVGEVNFAVRHCLMANHGVKREDLKRVLSHPQALAQCENTLTKFGLVREAVDDTAGAAKHVAYHKLQDAGAVASSAAAKIYGLNILDQDIQDDSDNVTRFLMLAREPMIPGTDRRFKTSIVFSLEEGPGILFKALAVFALRQINLTKIESRPLRNQPLRADDSNNSKYFDYLFYVDFEASMAEQSAQNALRHLKEFATFLRVLGSYPVDTSLT; from the exons ATGGCGGCATCGCGAATCGTGGCCCATCCTCCGCCCTATCCCCACCGTCAATCTCCGCCGTCAGATGCCCCGCCGTCCCTCAACCTCACACTTAATCCAAAACGGTACCGTAACCTCGGCATTCGCGCCTCCCTTCGCGGCCACGAGGAGAAGAACAAGAACGATCTCGCCGATAAACCCCACTCCGTCGAGTTGCGAGCCACCAGCACCCCCGACGACGTCGTTTCCCGAGATCTGCTCTCTCTTCCGC GGCCTTTGTCTTCGACTCAGTTATCTGCTTCGGTGTCCGATAGCTCTCGCCTTCGTGTTGCATATCAG GGGGTTCGTGGTGCTTATAGTGAATCAGCAGCACAGAAGGCCTACCCAAATTGTGAAGCTGTGCCTTGTGAGCAATTCGACACCGCATTTGAT GCTGTTGAAAGGTGGCTTGTGGACAGAGCAGTTTTGCCTATTGAGAATTCTTTAGGAGGGAGCATCCACAGAAATTATGACCTTTTACTCCGGCACAGTTTACATATAGTAGGAGAAGTAAATTTTGCAGTTCGACACTGTTTGATGGCCAACCATGGTGTTAAACGTGAGGATTTAAAACGGGTTCTAAGTCATCCACAG GCTCTTGCTCAATGTGAGAACACACTGACAAAATTTGGATTGGTGCGAGAAGCAGTTGATGATACGGCTGGTGCTGCTAAG CATGTTGCCTACCACAAACTACAAGATGCAGGAGCAGTTGCTAGTTCTGCTGCCGCAAAGATCTATGGCTTGAATATACTTGATCAAGACATTCAG GATGATAGTGATAATGTCACCCGATTTTTAATGTTAGCACGAGAACCTATGATTCCTGGCACTGATAGGCGATTTAAG ACTAGCATAGTATTTTCTTTAGAAGAGGGTCCTGGGATACTTTTCAAAGCCCTTGCTGTTTTTGCTTTGCGCCAGATTAACCTTACAAAG ATTGAAAGTCGTCCTTTGCGCAACCAACCTCTACGAGCAGATGATAGCAACAATTCCAA GTACTTTGATTATCTTTTCTATGTTGATTTTGAAGCATCAATGGCTGAGCAGAGTGCACAGAATGCCCTGAGGCATCTAAAG GAGTTTGCTACATTCTTGCGAGTGCTAGGGAGCTATCCTGTGGACACTAGCTTGACGTAA